A window from Candidatus Schekmanbacteria bacterium encodes these proteins:
- a CDS encoding transglutaminase domain-containing protein, which translates to AKVNIFDMLRLAGIKTDIKIKNPSKTVRCELNFQGLKNDADIPERDRQRIKKVENLSSNGTKNVIIEIRKESLDNFKALPLPITFYKNYQKATQFIQSDSREIKNIAKEISKLSGNDSLLFVKETLKWFSKNIKESMVENFSALDTLKKGEGECQSHSYLFSAIMRAGNIPCRIVSGLVYPDGYNAFMYHSWCEVYLGKWVSVDPSLKQFPADSTHLVLAEGDIFSQAKIANFMRNSGIKVLKIQYD; encoded by the coding sequence CCGCCAAGGTGAATATATTCGATATGTTGAGACTTGCAGGTATCAAAACTGATATAAAAATAAAGAATCCGTCAAAAACAGTAAGGTGCGAACTGAATTTTCAAGGGCTGAAAAATGATGCTGATATCCCTGAAAGAGACAGACAGCGTATAAAAAAGGTTGAAAACCTTTCTTCAAATGGCACAAAAAATGTAATAATAGAAATCAGGAAAGAATCTCTCGATAATTTCAAAGCATTGCCGCTTCCAATTACATTTTACAAGAATTATCAAAAAGCAACTCAATTCATACAAAGCGACAGCAGAGAAATAAAAAATATTGCCAAAGAGATTTCTAAATTATCGGGAAATGATTCCTTGCTTTTTGTGAAAGAAACCTTAAAATGGTTTTCTAAGAATATAAAAGAATCAATGGTTGAAAACTTCAGCGCGCTCGATACTTTAAAAAAGGGTGAGGGAGAATGCCAGTCGCATTCTTATCTATTTTCAGCTATAATGCGCGCAGGGAATATCCCCTGCAGGATTGTTTCCGGATTGGTATATCCTGATGGATATAATGCCTTTATGTATCATTCATGGTGTGAAGTTTATTTGGGCAAATGGGTCTCTGTTGACCCTTCACTGAAGCAGTTTCCTGCAGATTCGACACATCTTGTTCTTGCAGAAGGTGATATTTTTTCACAGGCAAAGATAGCAAATTTTATGAGGAATTCAGGTATCAAAGTGTTGAAGATACAGTATGATTAG